A portion of the Celeribacter baekdonensis genome contains these proteins:
- a CDS encoding peptidase produces the protein MIETTLLRYERPLKNLALMLGVASTIAIVQNWYPLNLFLSLPFCMIWLAMGWLHSERQLKWINILFAAFYVYGIGRYLVVGA, from the coding sequence ATGATCGAAACCACATTGCTGCGCTATGAGCGGCCCTTGAAAAACCTCGCCCTGATGTTGGGCGTGGCCTCGACGATTGCGATTGTACAAAACTGGTATCCGCTGAACCTGTTTCTGTCGTTGCCCTTTTGCATGATCTGGCTGGCGATGGGGTGGCTGCATTCTGAGCGGCAGTTGAAATGGATCAACATCCTGTTTGCTGCATTTTACGTGTACGGTATTGGGCGCTATCTGGTGGTTGGAGCTTAG
- a CDS encoding metal-dependent hydrolase encodes MKITWLGHSGFRIEIADQVLLIDPWLAGNPSFPEERAAEATTGATAIFLTHGHGDHASTTIPVGKDTGAMIYCIHELSLILGAEGADVTGFGKGGTITLGEGTLGEGDAAVRVTMVNAVHSSSIDFKDGAPAYAGDPAGFMISGEGHTIYVSGDTDIMADMAWFADLHQPDIGILCAGGHYTMDMARAAYVCQKFFEFKTVIPCHWGTFPLLAQSCDPLVYALEDGVVKVPEVLAAIEI; translated from the coding sequence ATGAAAATCACTTGGCTTGGACATTCCGGGTTTCGCATCGAGATCGCGGATCAGGTTTTGCTCATCGACCCGTGGCTTGCGGGCAACCCCTCCTTCCCAGAGGAGCGCGCGGCGGAGGCCACCACAGGCGCAACCGCGATCTTTCTCACCCATGGCCATGGCGATCACGCCTCGACAACGATCCCTGTGGGCAAAGACACCGGGGCGATGATCTATTGCATCCATGAATTGTCGCTCATTTTGGGCGCTGAGGGCGCCGACGTCACCGGATTTGGCAAAGGCGGCACCATCACCTTGGGCGAAGGCACCTTGGGCGAAGGCGATGCGGCGGTGCGGGTCACCATGGTGAACGCGGTGCATTCCTCTTCGATTGATTTCAAAGATGGCGCACCTGCCTACGCAGGCGATCCTGCGGGTTTTATGATCTCGGGCGAAGGCCACACGATCTATGTTTCAGGCGACACCGATATCATGGCCGATATGGCGTGGTTTGCCGACCTGCATCAGCCCGACATCGGCATTCTCTGCGCCGGGGGCCACTACACGATGGACATGGCCCGCGCCGCCTATGTCTGTCAAAAGTTCTTTGAGTTCAAAACGGTGATCCCGTGCCACTGGGGCACCTTCCCGCTTTTGGCGCAGAGTTGTGATCCTCTGGTCTATGCGTTGGAGGACGGTGTGGTCAAAGTGCCCGAGGTGCTTGCCGCCATCGAGATTTGA
- a CDS encoding nucleoside deaminase yields MSFRSYMDDAFIEAALAEARGEVPVGAVVVSPKGEIVGRGGNQTRADNDPTAHAEIVAIRAACAALGQERLSGYDLYVTLEPCPMCAAAMSNARIARLYYGAQDPKSGGVAHGARVFSHAQCHHAPEVYDGIAADRAEAMLKAFFAARRG; encoded by the coding sequence ATGTCTTTTCGCTCTTATATGGATGATGCGTTCATCGAAGCCGCTTTGGCCGAGGCGCGCGGCGAGGTGCCTGTGGGTGCCGTCGTCGTGTCACCAAAAGGCGAGATCGTCGGGCGCGGTGGCAACCAAACCCGCGCCGATAATGATCCTACGGCCCATGCCGAGATCGTCGCCATCCGTGCCGCCTGTGCCGCGCTGGGCCAGGAGCGTCTGTCGGGCTACGATCTTTATGTGACGTTGGAACCTTGTCCGATGTGCGCCGCGGCGATGTCAAATGCGCGGATTGCCCGGCTGTATTACGGCGCGCAAGATCCGAAATCCGGCGGTGTGGCCCATGGGGCGCGGGTGTTTTCGCACGCCCAATGTCACCACGCCCCCGAGGTTTATGACGGCATCGCGGCGGATCGGGCCGAAGCCATGCTCAAAGCCTTTTTTGCCGCCCGCCGCGGTTGA
- a CDS encoding OmpW/AlkL family protein, whose protein sequence is MKTTTLFATALALSLAGISGASAQEAGTMSLGLGLGGVMPKSDNGTILGGANTLDIGDNVRPTITFEYFVANNIGIEVLGAVPFMHDIDASGLGRIGSTKHLPPVVSVQYHFNGGEQFSPFVGVGLNYTAFFEETAKGAIAGSDLDLSDSWGVALHAGFDYKISDHGAFRTDVRWIDIDSDVKLDGAKIGKAEIDPWVVGMSYVYTF, encoded by the coding sequence ATGAAAACGACGACACTTTTTGCCACCGCCCTCGCACTCTCTCTTGCCGGGATCTCCGGCGCAAGCGCGCAAGAGGCGGGGACTATGTCTCTCGGCCTTGGCCTTGGCGGCGTGATGCCAAAATCAGACAACGGCACCATTCTGGGCGGGGCCAATACGCTTGATATCGGGGACAACGTCCGCCCGACCATTACATTTGAGTATTTCGTCGCCAACAACATCGGCATCGAAGTGCTCGGCGCCGTGCCTTTCATGCATGACATTGACGCCTCCGGCCTGGGCCGCATTGGCTCGACCAAACACCTGCCGCCGGTCGTCTCCGTGCAGTATCACTTTAACGGCGGCGAACAGTTCTCGCCCTTTGTGGGGGTTGGCCTCAACTACACGGCGTTTTTCGAAGAAACAGCCAAAGGCGCGATCGCCGGTAGCGATCTGGACCTCAGCGATTCTTGGGGCGTCGCGCTTCATGCGGGCTTTGACTACAAAATCAGCGATCACGGCGCGTTCCGGACCGATGTGCGCTGGATCGACATTGACAGCGATGTCAAACTCGATGGCGCAAAAATTGGCAAAGCCGAGATTGACCCTTGGGTCGTTGGGATGTCCTACGTCTACACGTTCTAA